The following is a genomic window from Dryobates pubescens isolate bDryPub1 chromosome 29, bDryPub1.pri, whole genome shotgun sequence.
gacacagcaggaTGTGGGACTGGCACCTCCCAGACTCAGGCAagaggctctgagctgcagccgTTTTCTTTCTGGCACAGAAAGTCCTGCCCATGGGCAAGCAGTGGCCAAGGACTTGCAGGAGTCTGGGCAGAGATGATGTGTGGCAGCAGTcagagggaaggcaggaaatggcacagccaggcacagcaccaCTTCAGCACCAAGAGGATTTCCTCTGAGCTTGGCTGGGGTAAGACAGAGCAAGAGCCTGTcctggcagtgggcacaggTCCTGGCATCACTGGGTGGGTTTGGGAGCCAGAGGGCAAGTTTCTGGGCCAGAATGTTATCCCAGGCACAGGactgcctgccagcccccttTTGTTCACAGCACAGTGGCAGCTCTGGATGCTttggagaggctcagggagccaCCCcaccagggcactgctggggcactCTCAGGgaattggttttatttgttgggTTCTTGTTAACCAACATCATTGCCTGGAACACTCCAAGGCCACCTTTGACACCAAAATCCCTCTTGCTAACATTTATTCAgctcaggcctccagcagcccaggggtgCTGGCCAGCTTGAGTGCtctcagcaggacaggagcTTTCCATGCCACGTCTGTGCTCTGGGCTCCTCCTTGGGCTGGGCTTCCCAGGAGCCCTCTtgctgtgtgtgcctgcagaGGTGACCCGAGGGAGCTCAAGGAATCCATGGCCAAGGCCTTGGTGGCTGCTGAGCACACAACAGAAGTCACAGGGggtggagcaggcagtgggaatCCCTGAGGTGTGTGCTGgggccacagggctgctgggtggggggctgcaggtgaggctgtgccatagcagcatcccccagcacctgtgacatcagcactgcactgccacatcaccaccctcactgcgtGTGTTGGGCACCCAGCAACTGCCAGCTGCCTTCTGCGGTGTCTCCCAGCTGCCTTGTGTGGGTGAGGCTCAGAGTGCAGAGCAAGCCTTTGGCTCGGGGCTGGGTTTGTGCCCTGGTGGCTGCCGGCGCAATCAGTGCCCATCCATGGAGccgctgcagcctcctccccagcgctgcctgcttcaggcagctgaggcagtgggaGGTCAGcgctgcagcagaggtgagcagggtggggaagcttcagcctggggagctggctgggctgtttcctgagggacctgggctagctggctgggctgcttcctgagggacctgggctagctggctgggctgcttcctgagggacctgggctagctggctgggctgcttcctgagggacctgggctagCTGGCTAGGCTGCTTCCTGAGGGATCTGGGCtagctggctgggctgcttcctgagggacctgggctagCTGGCTGGGCTTCttcctgagggacctgggctagCTGGCTAGGCTGCTTCCTGAGGGATCTGGGCtagctggctgggctgcttcctgagggacctgggctagctggctgggctgcttcctgagggacctgggctagctggctgggctgcttcctgagggacctgggctagctggctgggctgcttcctgagggacctgggctagCTGGGTGAGCTTCTTCCTGAGGGATCTGGGCtagctggctgggctgcttcctgagggacctgggctagCTGGGTGAGCTTCttcctgagggacctgggctagCTGGGTGAGCTTCTTCCTGAGGCACCTGGGCtagctggctgggctgcttcctgagggatctgggctagctggctgggctgcttcctgagggacctgggctagCTGGGTGAGCTTCttcctgagggacctgggctagCTGGGTGAGCTTCttcctgagggacctgggctagctggctgggctgcttcctgagggacctgggctagCTGGCTGGGCTTCttcctgagggacctgggctagCTGGCTGGGCTTCttcctgagggacctgggctagctggctgggctgcttcctgagggacctgggttagctggctgggctgcttcctgagggacctgggctagCTGGCTGGGCTTCttcctgagggacctgggctagctggctgggctgcttcctgagggacctgggctagCTGGCTGGGCTTCttcctgagggacctgggctagctggctgggctgcttcCTGAGGCACCTGGGCTAGCTGGGTGAGCTTCttcctgagggacctgggctagCTGGGTGAGCTTCTTCCTGAGGCACCTGGGCtagctggctgggctgcttcctgagggatctgggctagctggctgggctgcttcctgagggacctgggctagCTGGGTGAGCTTCTTCCTAAGGGACCTGGGCTAGCTGGGTGAGCTTCttcctgagggacctgggctagCTGGATGAGCTTCTTTCTGACAGACCTGGGCTAGCTGGGTGAGCTTCTTCCTAAGGGACCTGGGCTAGCTGGCTGGGCTTCTTCCTGAGGGATCTGGACTAGCTGGCTGGGCTTCCTcttgagggacctgggcttcTCTTCCACCCCTCCTTGGGCCAGACAGTGACTGtagcctctctccctcttccagcAGGACCCCCTCTGATGCTGCAGTGTTCTAGAGGAGGAGCTGTCCATCCCTCCAGCTCTCCACAGCCCAAGCTCAGCCTGTTCTGAGCGTGGCCATGGCCTCAGaggactgctgcctgctgtgcctggacgctgggctggaggcaggctgtgtcctgccctgctgccaccgcTTCTGTTTCAAGTGCATCGTACACTACGTAGCATTCAAGCCCCAATGCCCTGTCTGCAAGAGGACAGTGACTGCCAGCTGGCACTTGCTGGAAGAGGTCCCGAAgaccacctgcagcagcagagggcagctccagggcatGCCAGCCATGGAATCTGCATGCAGGGCTCGTGGGAGACcttcagcccagctcctggccgTTCATTTtcaggcagcacccagctctcctccagctcctgcagccctggctgcatcaggagctgcagcatgtTTTGGGGCACAGCATTCTCAGGGGCTTGTGCTGGAAGGAAGGATCCTGAGCACCCTGCCTGTTGTGGGTCTGCATGAagagcagctggctgagctgctgcaggccaagCCCCAAGGCCACAGGACAGCATTTGTGCAGAAGCTCACTGGCCTCACTGTGGAATGGTGCAGGAGcgtggccctgctgctccttggggtTTCCCTGATGCCAGGgcaaagctgaaggagagcCCTGGCAAAGACCTCTGCTCTGATGTCTTCAAGAGATGGCAGCACCGTGGCCCCGTGGCCAGTGCAAGCTGGGCTGCCTACCAAGAGGGCTGGGAGGACATCCTCATGGGCAGCACTAGCCCCAGTGGCTTCCCTGAGAGAAgacagggcagccccaggggcagccccagccctcctgcctgccaaggGGGATGGATAGGTGACcatgcagccagctccagccctgctgcctctgacTAGGGGACAGCTGTGCctggcccagccccatccagcagcgctgcccccctgggcacctcgGCCACTGCTCCTCAGGGGCATCCCAGCTGCCGCCACCCATGGAAGCAAGAAATGCTGCTCTCGAAgctgaggaaggctgcagcagctctctctcgtggcaggcagggcagggaatgctcaggttgtgccaggcagggcagggatggctcgCAGCCagggcctgggcagcctctggagGGGCCCATGGGCGACCTTCCCCCCAGGATgcgctcagagctgctgcagctcctgcggCCCTGGCTGCGCTGGGAGCTgggccacagcctgggcacagagcagtCTGGGGTGCcgaggctgggagctgtggtgctgggagcgATGGTGCTGAGCGCCCTGGGTCTGCAGGAAGGGCAGCTGGTGAGGCAGCTGCGTGCTGAGCTGCGCAGCCTCACCGCGGAGCTGGCGCAGAGGCCGATTGCCTTCGCCGCGGCTGGCTCCGGGAGCGAAGCACAACGGCCGCTGCTgcgggggcactgccagctcgccaggaggctggagcagagccctggggaagtCATCTGCTTGGCTCTCCTTGGGTGCCAGCcgaggcacagccctgtggccaGCACCggctgggctgccagccacGAGCCAGGGCTGGGCGACCTCGCGGCCAGGCCTCCCGCAGCGGGCACCCCTGTGCCCACACCAGCCccatgcagcagccctgccccaggggccGCCAGTGGCGTCCCAGGCACCTCCAGTCCTGCTCCTCAGGGGcatcctggctgcccctgctctgtcCCCACTCCCGTGCCGGGCAAGCAAGaagagctcctggagctggaggaagctgcagcaggagcctctggtgccagccagggcagggactgctcaTGCCAGGGGCCCCAGTGCCCTCTCAAGAGGAAGGCCAACAGCCCtgagggctctgccctgcctcccaaGAAGCAATGCCAGCAGTGACACCAGAAGAAGGCCTCACAGCTGGCAAAAGCAAggttcagccagcagcagggccacatGCTGACCCCCGTGGGGCCAGAGGGCTCTGGTCAGCTCATGAGAACCCAGTTCTCCCCTCAATAAAGACATGAAAATGACAGGAAGGGGCTCAGAGTTATTAGCCATGTGGCTGGCATCATGACCCCCACCCAGGAtgcttcctccccctcttcctgctgctcagtccacctcttcctcccagctctgctgggccctAAGGTCTATGTGCTCAGTCCAGGTGGGAGAGAAGTTACCCCCACGGGTGGGATCCATTGCCTTGGGCCAGCTTAGCTGGGTGCCTGTAGCACCTCCTGgggcctggcagctctggaTGTCCTTGCTTGAGCAGGGGCCTGGTCCTGATGACCTCctaaggtgtcttccaacctccTCTTGCCTGTGACTGTTGGAGCTCCTGTGCAGTCGGGGGGTGTTCCccatggcagcacagggcacaagtcccagcctgtccacatgCAGTGGACTCCTTGTCAGTGTGGTGGCTGTCAGGCAGAGGACCTCATGGGGTGGTTTCTCTCTTTCATTCCCATCACACCCTGTCATGGAGGGGAAGGGGATAGTCAGTGCCAAGAGTTTCCTGtggtttcttcctcctcctgtgtccatcctcagcatcacagcattCCCACACTTGGTGCCAGCAGAGccttgcagccagctgtgcagcacgacagctttctccttctcccccaaaggCAATACAGTCACAGAGGAAATTGCCTTCTGGTGACATCCCAAGGGATAACCTGGCACCAGGGCTTTCCAGGGACATGGAaccactgctgcagagctgtgcttagGCACAGCCAGGATGCGTGAGGGATTTGCAGCAGCTGGCGAGATCCCCAggagctttctccaggctgagcattcccagctccctcagcctctcctcatacagaatcacagaatcaataaggttgggaaagacctcaaagatcatcaagtccaagctgtcacccaacacctcctgactaactaaaccattgctccaagtgccacatccaatcccctcttaaacacctccagggatggggactccaccacctccctgggcagcacatccccatggccaatctctcttgctgggaagaactttctcctcacctccagcctaaacctcccctggcacagcttgagactgtgtcctcttgttctggtgctgggtgcctggcagaagagaccaacccccagctggctccaacctccctgcagggagttggaaagagcaagaaggtctcccctgagcctcctcttctgcaggctaagcaaccccagctccctcagcctctcctcacagggctgtgctccagacccctccccagctttgttgcccttctctggacaccttcaagtctctcaatgtccttcttgaactgaggagcccagaactggacacaggactcaaggtgtggcctaagcagtgctgagcacagggcagaatgacctccctgctcctgctggccacactgttcctgatgcaggccaggatgccattggccttcttggccacctaggcacactgcaggctcatgttcagctgctgtcaacctgtatccccaggtccttttctgcctggctgctctcagccactctgcccccagcctgtagctctgcctggggttgttgtggccaaagtgcagcccctggcacttggacttgttgaatgccatcctgttggactctgcccatctgtccagcctggcaaggttcctctgcagagcccttatactctctaacagatcaactcctgcctccaacttggtgttgtctgcaagtttactgctgatggactcaatcccctcatccagaccatcaataaagatattgaacaggatggggacCAGatctgatccctgggggacaccactagtgactggatATGTCAGATGCTTCATCATCACCATggcccttcactggactctgTCTGGTATGCCCAGGCCTCTCTAGGCCTTGTTAAATCTCTCTAGTGCTGGGGAGCCCAGTACAAAGCCACAGCTTATGAAAAGCTTCAAACCCTTTTCTCACAGCCCCTGATCAGGGACCCCCttccccagggctcctgcaAAGCAAAGCTGTCTGCAGCGAGGTGGCTTTACTGGAGGCACCAAAGAGTCACTGCTCAAACCAAGGAGAGACAACAGGCTTTGTGGTGGTGCTTGGGGCAGGTTTGGAGTTTTCAGTGTGGGATGAggtccagcccctggcaggacTGCAGAGTCAGCTGCTGGTTCACacaggatgctgggggggggtctgaGCTGGCGGCTGCTGGCCCTttggcagcccttctcctgccccagcgCTTGCGAAAGGAGTCAGCAAAGCTCTTCTTGAACTTGTCATTGGCAAACACATAGATCAGGGGATCCAGACAGGTGTTTGCCATGGTGAACACCCAGCTGATGTAGTAGGCAagttctgcttgctgcaggagctTACAAGCCAGGCCGTAGTACTTCACGGCGATGGCAATGGTCCTGCAGATGTGCAGGGGcccaaagcaggcagcaaagaTCACCAGGGACACTGTAATCATCTGCAGAGACCTGCTCTTCATCTTCTTGCCTCTGAAGCCTTTCTTTGCCACTTGATTGATGGCAGCACCCAACAGAACTCCAAAAGTCAAGGAGATGGCAAAgggcaggaggaaagagaaCACAACCAAGACTGCGTTGTAGAAGAAGTAAACAGAGGACAAGTCTGACTGGTGAATATTCAGGCATTTTGCTGAGCCATCAATAACTGAAGtcttgaggaggaagaagtaagGCAGCCCTTGGATGAAGAGGATGAGCCAGATGAATAAGCTCAGCTTAATCAAGAAGCTTTTCTCCTTCCAGAGGGTCTTGCTCTTGTAGCTCACCACCACAAAGTACCGGTGGATGCAGATGACCATCAGGAAGTAGATGCTGCTGTACATGTGGGTGCTGTGCAGGAAGACCTCCAGCTGGCAGAGAAACTGCCCAAACAGCCACTGGTTGCCAAGGCTGAAGTAGGAAATCCTGAGTGGAGCAGCAGGGATGATCAGGATGTCCCCCAGGACCAGGCTGAACTGCAGGATGGTGCCCGAATCCCACTGCTTGATGCGGAAGCAGAACACCCAGAAGCTCATCCCGTTCAGcaccaggcagcccagcaggagaaggcttgccagggcagggatggtggggggcagcccctggggcaggcagtcAACGCTGCTATtcatggaggtgggggaagccaGCAGTTCCAGAGACCTGGGAGAACCCTGTGTGGTGACCTGCAAGAGCTGGGgtgggaaagagaaagcagtgtgaggtgggttgaaaatcctctccctccccccagcattaaactgccagcccagcccagctggaagcaaatgaagctgcatttacaagcagaactccaatctacaatgaaatgcaatgagtgtgtacaaaatgtacaacagttacaatatttacaggtattgacaattgataaacagcacaagaacctccctggccaaaaaccaggggagctgctaatagctttcccttccctgctcccttccttaCCCTCCtgggacacaaagggacaagagaaagagcagagagttgttgTGTTAGGCTACTCagccaaaacaaagaacacagccaaggtccagaaagccaagcagaagcaagtcagtatctcccagagcaaggaaacccaaagagagagaaagacagcTTACAGGCCCAGCCTCATGTTTGTTACCTGTCCAGTGGGATTGCTTACAACTCATCATtagtttcctttttacacccaagagtgatcctaccactttctgttcaagatctgtggaacattttaaaggtacagcctaaaactaccccCCAGTGAAACCCCctgagggctgagctgggtcagaagcagcagtggctgaagcagcagagggcaggttTGTAAATGATCTCTGATCCTGAGGATCTGAGGCCATAACACACCgtggtgctcctcaggggcTGGTGCAGTTGACACAGTTGACAGGATCCATGCAGAGGGAACTGGGCAGGGTTGAGAAGTGAGCCCATGTGAACCCCATGAGGTTctacaagaccaagtgcaaggttctgcacatAGTATGAGGCAATCCCTGGAATCAATCCGGGCTGTGGGATGTAAGGATGGAGAACAGCCCAGGAAGAcaaagccttgggggtgctggtggatggaaaactggacatgagccagcgcCCTGCActgtgtgctgccagcccagatccccagcagtgtgggcagcaggggcagggaggggattctgcccctctgctgtgctctgctgagacccccctgcagtgctggggcagctctggagccctcagcacacatggagctgctcagctcctgggagagcttcttgcagccttccaatactctaagggggcctacaagaaagctgaggaagggccCTTCGTGGGGCAGTGTAGCGACAGGATGAGAGGCCATGGCTCCAAACTGAAAGAGAGGAAGTTTAGATcagatatcaggaagaaattcttggctgtgagggtggtgaggcactgtgacaggctgcccagaggaacTGTGGATGCTCCATTCCTGAaagagttcaaggccaggctggatgaggctttgagcaacctgatctagttgaagatagagaacacagaattaaccaggttggagaagacctttgagatcatccagtccaacctctcacctgAACAAcctctgatcaactaaaccctggcaccaagtgcctcagccaggctcttcttaaacacctccagggatggggactccaccacctccctgggcagcacgtcccaatggccagtctctcttgctgggaagaacttcttttatgatcaagcctaaacctcccctggcacagcttgagactgtgtcctcttgttctggtgctgcttgcctgggagaaaagaccaacctctgcctgtctacaacctcccttcagggagttggagggagcaagaaggtctcccctgagcctcctcttctccaggctaagcaaccctgcccctggcagggggagttggaactagatgacctttaagatcccttccaagccaaatggttccatgattctaccaTTTCATGATCCCAGCATCTCCCCAAAATGCTCAGGGCCCCTTTGAGGCAGTGGCTCCATGGTAGAGgatgctctcagcctgccctgctagGGTCACGgtttgcagctctgcactgcatcCTGAGGGATTTGTTACCCTTCAAAGAGGGAACTTGAGCCTAGATCCTGACTGCtaagac
Proteins encoded in this region:
- the LOC104296981 gene encoding P2Y purinoceptor 2-like, producing MSFWVFCFRIKQWDSGTILQFSLVLGDILIIPAAPLRISYFSLGNQWLFGQFLCQLEVFLHSTHMYSSIYFLMVICIHRYFVVVSYKSKTLWKEKSFLIKLSLFIWLILFIQGLPYFFLLKTSVIDGSAKCLNIHQSDLSSVYFFYNAVLVVFSFLLPFAISLTFGVLLGAAINQVAKKGFRGKKMKSRSLQMITVSLVIFAACFGPLHICRTIAIAVKYYGLACKLLQQAELAYYISWVFTMANTCLDPLIYVFANDKFKKSFADSFRKRWGRRRAAKGPAAASSDPPPASCVNQQLTLQSCQGLDLIPH